The Impatiens glandulifera chromosome 8, dImpGla2.1, whole genome shotgun sequence genome includes a window with the following:
- the LOC124913003 gene encoding blue copper protein 1b-like, with the protein MGSFFNVILFAVNVVIVVGALFPMTTTTGTEFIVGDKFGWTILYNYTTWTQDKVFHVGDKLVFNYPNFLHNVFKVNETAFDNCTKPPLDQAMNSGSDVITLDTPGKKWYICGVADHCSFFNQKLVINVDVIVNDEEPLGKSSTGGCSSISDNLVVVFMVVILTLVLG; encoded by the exons atgggATCTTTCTTTAACGTCATATTATTCGCGGTTAATGTGGTGATTGTCGTCGGTGCTCTTTTTCCGATGACCACCACCACCGGGACTGAGTTCATAGTGGGAGATAAGTTTGGTTGGACTATTCTCTACAACTATACAACTTGGACCCAAGATAAAGTGTTCCATGTTGGAGACAAGCTAG TCTTCAACTATCCGAATTTCCTCCACAATGTTTTCAAGGTAAATGAAACCGCCTTCGACAACTGCACCAAGCCGCCACTAGACCAAGCCATGAACTCGGGGAGCGACGTTATAACCCTTGATACCCCAGGTAAGAAATGGTATATATGTGGTGTCGCGGACCATTGCAGTTTCTTCAATCAGAAGCTCGTTATCAACGTCGACGTCATTGTTAATGACGAGGAACCGCTAGGGAAAAGCTCCACCGGTGGGTGTTCCTCTATTTCCGACAATTTGGTTGTTGTTTTCATGGTGGTAATACTAACTCTAGTTCTAGGCTAG